TACTGCATATCTCCTCGCTAAGCTCTTCGTTCCTGGGTCTTCGGCTGGTTCTGCCGCCATCCGGCAATGTACGCCTGGAGGCGCTTGATCCCAGCTGGCCGGAACTGGCGGCCATTGTGCAGGAGCGTGCGGCTCAGGGGCGTACCTTTCTTGTCCTTTCGCCGGTGGCGGAAGGCGCCTATACCATCTGGCCAGGCCGAAGCCTTGTCGATCTGCTGGCGCAGGGAACGCTGATCTGGGAATACCCCAAGGACCATGGCAGCAGCCTGCAGATCTGGGAATTCCGCCCCGGCTCGTAGAGCGCCGCGTAACACCGGTAAGCCAGCGAGCAATCAGAAACCAAAGAGGGCAAGCGGGGACAGCAACGGGGTTCTTCCGGGGACCAAATTGTCTGAAGATGGCGTACAGTAGCGCCGCGCGTACTTCCGCATGAACACTTATAATGAAGCCTGCGCAGTCCCGGCCCCGCCAGTGGGCCGGTAAACATCGGATAGTATTGTTGTGAGGGGAAACGCATATGAACATCGGACTCGCGCTCTCCGGCGGCGGTGTGCGCGCCCTGGTCTTTCACCTGGGGGTGCTGGCCCGCCTGGCGGATGAATCTTTGCTGGAACAGGTTGTAGCGCTCTCAACTGTCTCAGGCGGTAGCCTGGGAATCGGGCTGGTCTACGCTGCCAACAGCTATCGCTGGCCGACCAGCGCCGAATACCGGGCGACCGTTGTGCCCCGCGCCCGGCACATCCTGACCACGCAGGACCTCCAGGGTACCTACCTCGGTCGCTTGCTGCGTGCGCCGCTGAGCCTGCTGCGGCCCAGGGCGGGTGACATTGCCCGGCTGATCGAGGAACTGTGGGGTGTCAGAACGTCGCTGCGCGAACTCCCCCGCGCCCCTTACTGGCTGATCAACGCCACCTGTTATGAGACCGGCGTCAACTGGCGCTTCGCCCCGGATCGGATGGGCGACTACCTCTTCGGCTACAGCCGCGACCCGGATTTTCCGCTGGCTGCAGCCATGGCCGCTTCCGGCGCGTTCCCCGGCTTCATCGGCCCGCTAACCCTGGACACGCGACGCTATGTCTGGACTTCCGGCAGCGAGACGGCGCCCCGCCCGCCGCTGCACACCCGTGTTCACCTGTGGGACGGCGGCGTGTACGAGAACCTGGGTGTTGAAGCGCTGTTCAAGCCCGGCCAGGGCTACCGCTACAACGTGCAATTCCTGCTCACCAGCGACGCGGGGGCCGTGCCCGGCGGCGAACGTTACCGTTTCTTCAAGTCCGCCTACCGCCTGATCAGCCTGGCGACCAACCAGGTACGCGCCCTGCGGGCACGGATGGTGGTGGCCCATCTGCAGGCCGGTAACCCCGGCAGCTTCTTCCAGATCGATAACTCCGCCGCCTACCTGCTGGAAAAAGCAGGCCGGGCAGCGGAGATACCGGCCATCGCACCGCGCTACCTGCCGGAGGGCGAGGTCCGCCTGGCGGCGACGATGGAATCGACCCTGCGCCGGATCACGCCTGAGGAATTCGAGCGGCTGTTCCGGCACGGCTTTGAAGTAGCTGATATCACCATGCACGCCTTCGCTTCCGGCGGGCAGCGGCCATTACGTGGCTACGATGCGGCGGCCTGGGGTAATACATCGGCGTAAACCACCTCAGAAACGGCAATCCATACTGGAAGCAATAGGAAAAAGCGGCCCGGCGAGTCTATAATCAGGGGCAAGGCAGCCGGCCTGTCAGGGAGAGAGGGATGAGCCAAGCGGCCCCCGTTTATTGCCCCAATTGCGGTACCACGCTGGTGGTGCGGGAGATGGCCGGACGACAGCGCCCCGTCTGCCCGGAGTGCGGTTTTGTCCACTACCAGAACCCCATTCCGGCGGTGGGCCTGTTGATTGAGAAGGATGGCGGGCTGGTCATGGTCAAGCGCGGCCAGCCGCCCAAGGCCGGTCACTGGGCGCTGCCCAGCGGTTTTGTAGAAGCCGACGAAAGCGTAGAGGAGGCGGCCATCCGCGAGGCGCGGGAAGAAACCGGCCTGGAGGTCACCCTGCGCGATATGGTGGGGGTCTTCTCCTTCCCCGATGGGCCGCCTACCAGCGGGATCATCGTCTTCTACCGCGCCCGGCCCGTCGGCGGGCGGCTGGGCGCCGGCGACGACGCGGCGGAGGTGCGCGTCTTCCTGCCGGATTCCTTCCCGGACCTGCCCTTCCGCACCCATCGCCAGGCGCTGGCCCGCTGGCAGGCCCGCCAGAGCGTCCACTGGCAGACCTACCACACCGTCGAACGGGACGGCTTCTACATCCGCGCCGCACTGCCGGATGACGTCGACCGCATGCTGGCGCTGGCCGCGCAGATTCCA
The genomic region above belongs to Anaerolineae bacterium and contains:
- a CDS encoding patatin-like phospholipase family protein, whose translation is MNIGLALSGGGVRALVFHLGVLARLADESLLEQVVALSTVSGGSLGIGLVYAANSYRWPTSAEYRATVVPRARHILTTQDLQGTYLGRLLRAPLSLLRPRAGDIARLIEELWGVRTSLRELPRAPYWLINATCYETGVNWRFAPDRMGDYLFGYSRDPDFPLAAAMAASGAFPGFIGPLTLDTRRYVWTSGSETAPRPPLHTRVHLWDGGVYENLGVEALFKPGQGYRYNVQFLLTSDAGAVPGGERYRFFKSAYRLISLATNQVRALRARMVVAHLQAGNPGSFFQIDNSAAYLLEKAGRAAEIPAIAPRYLPEGEVRLAATMESTLRRITPEEFERLFRHGFEVADITMHAFASGGQRPLRGYDAAAWGNTSA
- a CDS encoding GNAT family N-acetyltransferase — encoded protein: MSQAAPVYCPNCGTTLVVREMAGRQRPVCPECGFVHYQNPIPAVGLLIEKDGGLVMVKRGQPPKAGHWALPSGFVEADESVEEAAIREAREETGLEVTLRDMVGVFSFPDGPPTSGIIVFYRARPVGGRLGAGDDAAEVRVFLPDSFPDLPFRTHRQALARWQARQSVHWQTYHTVERDGFYIRAALPDDVDRMLALAAQIPGRITPEPDLARAVTQRVREDPSLLLFVAETYGPDRQVIGFVALSRVPTLTSPIGWIDAMVVDQAYRRQGVGAALLEATLRQADLLNMSQIYVNTEQASAVARAFYHASGFQDARITRLRLRG